Proteins from a single region of Desulfobacter postgatei 2ac9:
- a CDS encoding toxin-antitoxin system TumE family protein, translating into MPLYEYIDQFQKALERLLDFGLTESFDFKQEIRPGKQAAINAEVFLINETILYIRAYITAKYKISLLSYAFQYQNKNGKLIFRYDNATHKPPLGFKEHKHLGNGEIIEASSPEPKHLIDEIIESFC; encoded by the coding sequence ATGCCTCTGTATGAATATATTGATCAATTTCAAAAGGCATTAGAAAGACTTCTCGATTTCGGTCTTACTGAATCCTTTGATTTCAAACAGGAGATTCGTCCTGGAAAGCAGGCTGCCATAAATGCTGAAGTGTTTTTGATCAATGAAACCATTTTGTATATCAGGGCATATATCACCGCAAAATATAAAATAAGTCTATTGAGTTATGCTTTCCAATATCAAAACAAAAATGGAAAGTTGATTTTCCGGTACGATAACGCGACACACAAACCACCCCTCGGATTTAAAGAACACAAACATCTGGGAAATGGTGAGATTATCGAAGCTTCATCACCTGAACCCAAACATCTGATTGATGAAATTATAGAGTCTTTTTGTTAG
- a CDS encoding nucleotide sugar dehydrogenase: MIKDIKIAVVGLGYVGLPLAVHFGTKYQTIGFDLKQSIVDNSLAHKDPTGEVSKEEFENAAYFTPTTDPGRMSEADIIVVAVPTPIDNARQPDLYPVESASRTVGKVMKQGCIVVFESTVYPGVTEEICVPILEKESGMTWKKDFHVGYSPERINPGDKEHTLTKIVKVVSGDDEDTLEKVAALYESIVKAGVHRTKTIKEAEAAKVIENTQRDLNIALMNELALIFDRLGIDTKNVLEAAGSKWNFLKFFPGLVGGHCIGVDPYYLTYKAQSEGYHPEVILAGRRINDNMGKFVVEKTIKMMISASQPVKGARVGILGLTFKEDCPDLRNTRVMDIINELKSYECQILVHDPMANPEEAKAYYNVELKPWEELTDLGALILAVPHNCYRNKPLNSFTDKLNSMGALIDVKSMLDADQVKQAGIPFWRL, from the coding sequence TTGATAAAAGACATTAAAATAGCAGTTGTTGGGTTAGGATATGTCGGCCTGCCCTTAGCCGTACATTTTGGTACAAAATACCAGACCATCGGGTTTGATTTAAAACAGTCCATTGTGGACAATAGCCTGGCCCACAAAGATCCCACCGGCGAAGTTTCAAAAGAAGAATTTGAAAATGCCGCATATTTTACACCAACGACGGACCCGGGGCGCATGTCAGAGGCCGATATCATTGTTGTGGCTGTTCCCACACCCATAGACAATGCAAGGCAGCCTGATCTTTACCCGGTTGAAAGTGCATCCCGTACAGTGGGAAAAGTGATGAAACAGGGCTGCATTGTCGTGTTTGAATCCACAGTATATCCAGGCGTCACTGAAGAGATCTGTGTGCCCATTCTGGAAAAAGAGTCCGGCATGACCTGGAAAAAGGATTTTCATGTGGGATATTCCCCGGAAAGAATAAATCCGGGTGATAAGGAACATACCCTGACAAAGATAGTTAAGGTGGTCTCCGGCGACGATGAAGATACCCTTGAAAAAGTGGCGGCCCTATATGAATCCATTGTAAAGGCCGGTGTACACCGGACAAAGACGATTAAGGAAGCCGAAGCCGCCAAAGTCATTGAAAATACCCAGCGGGATCTGAACATTGCATTGATGAATGAGTTGGCCCTGATATTCGACCGGTTGGGCATTGACACGAAAAATGTCCTGGAGGCTGCGGGTTCCAAATGGAACTTTCTCAAATTTTTTCCCGGTCTGGTTGGCGGGCACTGCATAGGCGTAGATCCCTATTACCTGACATACAAGGCCCAGAGTGAAGGATATCATCCCGAAGTCATCCTTGCAGGCAGAAGGATCAACGACAACATGGGCAAATTTGTAGTGGAAAAAACCATTAAAATGATGATTTCGGCTTCCCAGCCCGTTAAAGGCGCCAGGGTCGGGATCCTCGGACTTACCTTCAAGGAGGACTGTCCGGATTTAAGAAATACCCGGGTTATGGACATCATCAATGAGCTGAAATCATACGAATGTCAGATTCTGGTTCACGACCCCATGGCCAATCCGGAAGAAGCCAAGGCATACTACAATGTCGAGCTTAAGCCATGGGAGGAACTTACGGACCTGGGAGCATTAATACTGGCCGTTCCCCATAATTGTTACAGAAATAAGCCCTTAAATTCGTTTACCGATAAATTGAATTCAATGGGTGCCCTGATTGATGTTAAAAGCATGCTGGACGCCGACCAGGTTAAACAGGCCGGTATTCCGTTCTGGCGTCTGTAG
- a CDS encoding HI0074 family nucleotidyltransferase substrate-binding subunit has product MKSGKLENSLINLRKATDRFAEALQEAQSSIVMDATIQWFEFTYELMWKTLKIFLEDIHGIRAVSPRLVFKEAYALSIIEQEDIFLEMIQSRNLLSHTYNEEQAEQIYKKCPLYLSAINDLYQRISVS; this is encoded by the coding sequence ATGAAATCAGGCAAATTGGAAAACAGTCTGATAAATTTGAGAAAAGCGACCGATCGTTTCGCAGAAGCGCTGCAGGAAGCGCAATCGTCCATTGTTATGGATGCCACAATCCAGTGGTTTGAATTTACATATGAATTGATGTGGAAAACACTGAAAATATTCTTAGAAGATATCCATGGAATCCGAGCCGTATCCCCGAGACTCGTCTTCAAGGAAGCCTATGCCCTTTCGATTATCGAACAGGAGGATATTTTTTTAGAAATGATTCAATCCAGAAATTTACTGTCACACACATATAATGAAGAACAGGCAGAACAAATCTATAAAAAATGTCCTTTATATTTGTCAGCGATAAATGATTTGTATCAGCGGATATCGGTGTCCTGA
- a CDS encoding nucleotidyltransferase domain-containing protein yields MKIEEILKQAGKIISSEIEGNYQLFLFGSRARGINDEKSDIDIGILTDSQISGKK; encoded by the coding sequence ATGAAAATAGAAGAAATACTGAAACAGGCAGGAAAAATAATCAGCAGTGAAATAGAGGGCAACTATCAATTGTTTCTATTCGGGTCCCGCGCAAGAGGAATCAACGATGAAAAATCCGATATCGATATCGGGATACTTACTGATTCACAGATTTCAGGAAAAAAATAG
- the wecB gene encoding non-hydrolyzing UDP-N-acetylglucosamine 2-epimerase, translated as MIKVMLIAGARPNFMKIAPIARAFDSRADHIAYKIVHTGQHYDANMSDIFFEELGIRNPDYHLGAGGGSHARQTAKIMVEFEAVCEQERPDLVMVVGDVNSTLACSVVAKKMHIKVAHVEAGLRSFDLDMPEEINRMVTDAISDIFFVTEEQGMTNLKKEGKPESCIHFVGHVMIDNLFYQLSQLEKMDSSVLKHNDYKSGHTEYGVVTLHRPSNVDDKPTLIRIFKTLDQISKRLPLIFPIHPRTQKNMEAFGIQPPETITLTPPLSYMAFLNLWKDAKLALTDSGGLQEETTALGIPCLTIRENTERPITITQGTNELVGTSEHKIFDAFEKIMAGNWRTGQKPDLWDGRASDRITDILLAHYH; from the coding sequence ATGATAAAAGTGATGCTCATTGCCGGGGCCCGGCCTAATTTTATGAAAATAGCCCCGATTGCCCGGGCCTTTGACAGCCGGGCAGATCATATTGCCTATAAAATTGTCCATACAGGCCAGCATTATGACGCCAACATGAGCGACATCTTTTTTGAGGAGCTGGGCATCCGCAACCCTGATTACCATTTAGGGGCAGGCGGAGGTTCTCACGCCCGGCAAACCGCAAAAATAATGGTTGAATTCGAGGCCGTATGCGAACAGGAGAGGCCCGATCTTGTCATGGTCGTGGGCGATGTGAACTCCACGCTGGCCTGCTCCGTCGTAGCCAAAAAGATGCACATCAAAGTCGCCCATGTGGAGGCAGGTCTCCGCAGCTTTGACCTTGACATGCCCGAAGAGATTAACCGCATGGTTACCGATGCCATTTCAGATATCTTTTTCGTCACGGAAGAACAGGGTATGACCAATCTGAAAAAAGAGGGAAAGCCGGAATCCTGCATTCATTTTGTCGGCCATGTTATGATCGATAATCTCTTTTACCAGCTCTCTCAACTGGAAAAAATGGATTCAAGCGTCCTCAAGCACAACGACTATAAATCCGGCCACACCGAGTACGGTGTCGTAACGTTACACCGACCTTCCAACGTGGATGACAAACCAACCCTGATACGAATTTTCAAAACCCTTGACCAGATATCTAAAAGATTGCCTTTAATTTTCCCCATCCACCCAAGAACTCAAAAAAATATGGAAGCCTTTGGCATCCAGCCTCCTGAGACCATAACGCTGACACCGCCACTGTCATACATGGCGTTTCTAAACCTGTGGAAAGACGCAAAATTAGCCCTGACGGATTCCGGTGGACTTCAGGAAGAGACGACTGCTCTGGGGATTCCCTGTCTGACCATCCGGGAAAATACAGAACGTCCCATCACCATCACCCAAGGAACAAACGAGCTTGTCGGTACATCAGAGCATAAAATTTTTGATGCTTTTGAAAAAATTATGGCCGGCAACTGGCGAACCGGCCAAAAACCCGACCTCTGGGACGGCAGGGCATCAGATCGGATTACGGATATTCTTCTAGCTCATTACCATTGA
- a CDS encoding ATP-binding protein has product MPKKWLLLPTPRGGTILIGVSDQTEICGVDDSRNWEEWVANISRHNIIPAIQADCIIVEIEGKKIVAVDIPKGNDKPYQTNKNLYHIRIGSTSRIASQAELMRMFQHAGMFHYDLTGIENTSLKHLNMTAISSYFQRYDIDIDDEKDVTSLLINTDILTEKTNVTVAGLLLFGTYPQKFLKNSSISYAHFAGTGLNDELIDRQVIEGNLPFQIDTALSVLKHNIMEASKIEKAKRVIQSTRYPDKVFRELLVNACVHRNYAIHGSRIRILHFDDRIEFISPGRLPNTVTIEKLKSGVSYAVNPVIVKFMENLRYIDKLDRGIPMVCHEARLLGFEPVFQEAGEEFQAILPL; this is encoded by the coding sequence TTGCCAAAGAAATGGCTGCTTTTGCCAACACCCAGGGGGGGAACAATTCTAATCGGTGTCAGCGACCAGACAGAAATCTGTGGTGTGGACGATTCAAGAAACTGGGAAGAATGGGTAGCCAATATATCCAGACATAATATTATTCCTGCTATCCAGGCAGATTGTATCATTGTTGAGATTGAGGGCAAAAAGATCGTTGCTGTCGATATTCCCAAAGGGAACGATAAACCTTACCAGACAAATAAAAATTTATATCATATCCGGATCGGGTCTACCAGCCGGATAGCCTCACAGGCTGAATTAATGCGCATGTTTCAGCATGCAGGGATGTTTCATTATGACTTAACAGGGATTGAAAACACCTCTTTAAAGCATTTAAATATGACTGCCATTTCGTCGTATTTTCAAAGATATGATATTGATATTGATGATGAAAAGGATGTGACGTCATTATTAATCAATACCGACATACTCACAGAGAAAACAAATGTGACGGTTGCAGGACTTCTACTTTTTGGTACGTATCCCCAGAAGTTCTTAAAAAATTCGAGTATCAGTTATGCGCATTTTGCCGGAACAGGATTAAATGACGAGTTAATTGACCGCCAGGTCATTGAAGGGAATCTGCCTTTCCAGATTGATACGGCTCTGTCTGTCCTTAAACACAATATCATGGAAGCATCGAAAATAGAAAAAGCAAAGCGGGTGATTCAATCAACGCGATACCCGGATAAAGTATTCAGGGAACTTCTGGTAAATGCCTGTGTCCATCGAAATTATGCAATCCATGGTTCCAGAATAAGAATTTTACACTTTGATGACCGGATTGAGTTTATCAGCCCCGGCCGCCTGCCCAATACGGTTACCATTGAAAAATTGAAAAGCGGGGTAAGCTATGCCGTTAACCCCGTAATTGTAAAATTTATGGAAAATTTAAGGTACATCGATAAACTTGACAGAGGAATCCCCATGGTTTGCCATGAAGCCAGGCTGCTTGGGTTTGAACCGGTTTTCCAGGAAGCCGGCGAAGAGTTTCAGGCCATTCTTCCATTGTAA